A window of Streptomyces gilvosporeus contains these coding sequences:
- a CDS encoding YwqG family protein, translating into MTHSTTDSTTDALHALSRECLPDEIAERWIALLRPSVRLEKGTDAATEAVVGRLGGLPELPEDEEWPVWEGNGPLAFVAALDCALLPSSALDIALPEDGTLAFFYFDGQLDDGCAVVDPGEPDSWAGARVLYIPAGVPVAFRAAPEGIRPYPEVPLTAPVETTAPYLRHPVVQREFAQLPDDHPLWGEEFQEALWSHFEGTEHRIGGHANPVQDDVETEVARGALGSPPWDDPRIKEEALRWLLLAQFDTDDDADMMWGDVGALYWLIRPEDLAERRFDHAMFTWQCG; encoded by the coding sequence ATGACACACAGCACGACCGACAGCACTACCGACGCGCTGCACGCGCTGTCCCGCGAGTGCCTGCCCGACGAGATCGCCGAGCGGTGGATCGCCCTCCTGCGGCCGAGCGTGCGCCTGGAGAAGGGCACAGATGCGGCTACGGAAGCGGTCGTCGGCCGACTCGGCGGCCTGCCGGAGCTGCCGGAAGACGAAGAATGGCCCGTATGGGAGGGCAACGGCCCCCTTGCCTTCGTTGCTGCACTCGATTGCGCCCTGCTCCCCTCCTCGGCCCTCGACATCGCCCTTCCGGAAGACGGCACACTGGCCTTCTTCTACTTCGACGGGCAACTGGACGACGGCTGTGCGGTGGTCGATCCCGGTGAGCCCGACAGCTGGGCGGGAGCACGCGTGCTGTACATACCGGCAGGCGTCCCCGTCGCCTTCCGGGCGGCGCCGGAGGGGATTCGACCGTACCCCGAGGTGCCGCTGACGGCGCCGGTGGAGACGACGGCACCGTACCTCCGGCACCCAGTGGTACAACGCGAGTTCGCGCAGCTGCCCGACGACCACCCGCTGTGGGGCGAGGAGTTCCAGGAGGCGCTGTGGAGCCACTTCGAGGGCACAGAGCACCGCATCGGCGGCCACGCGAACCCGGTGCAGGATGATGTGGAGACCGAGGTCGCCCGCGGGGCTCTGGGCAGTCCCCCGTGGGATGACCCCCGCATCAAGGAGGAGGCCCTCCGGTGGCTGCTGCTCGCGCAGTTCGACACGGATGACGACGCCGACATGATGTGGGGCGACGTTGGTGCCCTCTACTGGCTCATACGCCCCGAAGACCTGGCCGAGCGACGCTTCGACCACGCGATGTTCACCTGGCAGTGCGGCTGA